The Dioscorea cayenensis subsp. rotundata cultivar TDr96_F1 chromosome 11, TDr96_F1_v2_PseudoChromosome.rev07_lg8_w22 25.fasta, whole genome shotgun sequence genomic interval CTTGAAGACGGAATTTTAATTCATTGTTCTGACTAGTAAGCCCAGCCGAATCCCTCTGCACGCAATGTAAATACTCATTAAAACTTAGCAAGAACCACTAAAAACtaaatgcaagaaaataataaatcaaaagttaATCAGATATGCATGTGTGCCACAACCATTTCTGCATAGCCAATGGCATCATAAGTCTCAAAAAACAAACCTGTAACATAGTCAGCTGTGCTGACAATGAGGTAGCCTCTGTCTGCAATGTCTGGACTTTATGCTCCAATTCTGCAATATAACGCATCTTCCGTTCCTTTGAACGAGCAGCTGACTGCCGATTGGCCAATATCCTGGTATCAAAATGTTAAACATCAACACCAGATTCAGGAAGTATCACGTATGCTCAAAACCCAAACTTGGTATCAAGCATTAGAGTCACCTCTTAGCACGTTTAGGATCAGTCATTGCTATCTCCTGAAGCTTCTCGTTCGCCATGATCTTCTTCAACTCGGCGCCACTAAACTCCCCATTTCCAAACTCCAAGCTGAATGTATTGGGAGATCCATCCATGGAACCACTGTGCGAGTGCTGCCCCGGCCGAATTCCTGGAGAAGGCGGCAGCTTAGAAGGCTCTTCCCCAAAATGCAGCTTGTTCATGAAACTATCAACCGAGACACTTCTACAATGGCGAGAGGTCATGGTAATGGGAGCAAGATTCCCAGCTGCACTACGCTTAACTCCTTCCCTTTTCTCAGTGGAAGGACGTTGCGTGCTACCGCTGTTGCCACTCTCGTTGACACTACTCTCTGATTCATTCTCACTACTATCAGCACCGTTAGTCTTGGTGCCACTAGCTCTGCTATCCTCACGCCGGTCCTCGGTCCCGGACGAATTCAACGCATCCAAACCATCAAGATTCATGAACGCAGTGAAAAGATCATCACCAGACTCGCCCCTCGGACTTCCTCTCCGCGCTACTCTCGCCCTCACGGTCCCATTCCGACTCCTGCTTCACCAACTGATTATGCACGCCCGATCGCTCAACGAAAAGCCAGAGAACGCTGCGGCAATGGAGGGATCGCATTCATAGGGAGAGGAGACTGCGAGAACGCGAATGGAATATCACTCTGCGACCTTCGATGAGCCTTGCGGGGAGGAAGCCCATCAGCACCACCGACTCGGCTCGAACCAGGGCTAGTCCTCGCTAATGCTACCGGCGGTGACGTCACAGCAGCCGAATGCAAAGCAGCCTCACGCTCATCCATGGCAACGTCTCCACCACCGCCCGAACTGGAAACCACCGAGGTCGGAGGAGCAAAAGAAGGGAGCGAATCAAGAGAGAAGAAAGCAGGTTGAGAGAGAGATCTGGGAGTGGCAGGGAACTGGGCTGAATCCATAACCACTCGATGGAGACCGTGTGACTGCGGGGGAAGGGATCTGAGAGAAAGGGGACAACGGAGGGATGCCAACCCTCTTAACATTCTCAGGGCTAAAACTAGGCATAAAAGCTCCTCGACGCCGCCCGATTCACGCTGCCGGCGGAAGCAGCCATCGCCGCCGACACCACCGCATTGATCTGCTGCTGCTTCGCGATCGGCACCGACGATGAACTAACTGTTGAGGATTTGAGCCGCTGCATGAAATCGTTCCTTGATTCCTCGCTTTCATCCATCGCTTATAATCAATCAAGACAAGACctcaaagagagagaaagaagatataTAGAGATAGAGGGGTTAAAAAGGAGACGAAATCAAAGAAAAGTTGCCATtttggttgaagaagatgagcaaGCTCCAAATGTAGATCAATGGCGGAAGGATCGAAGAGAAACGAGAGagtgatagagagagagagagagacagaggtCGGCgttcttgttattatttctttttggatttttttttttcttcttctttttattattattattattattaatacaaacaaatactaagtataaataaagaaataaaagtcCGGGTTTtaggaaagaagaaagagagagagagatataagGGCCGGGAAGACGCGTGAAATAAAAATGCTCCGTGTTTCATGTTCATTTCATTCCGCATTTGGCTTGATTTCAATTTCATTCCGACTCGGATTCGGATTCCTTTCACCGCTGATTCAATGAATGCACGTGCTAATGTGTTATACTTAACTTCCTCCCCGTTTTTTTATTAACCAGTTCCAGTCCCAGGCCCTCACTGTTTATGCCAAATCTTTACCTAATAATAATATCCAAACAAGGcaagtttgttttattttaagaaataaaataaaaaacttaagtATGACccaattatttagttttaacatattaagaatatatacatatatatatatatacacatttaaataaaatttattttcatatctgtAACGTAgtattgtattatattttatgaaacACCCAAAATATTCtattataagaaatataatcaCGATGGAGAAATTTTAGCCATTGATGATGTGATATTAAATGTGGTATTGAATAGAAATACActgatttaataaaaaaattttaaatgcttgtcatttataataaatgattttaattgattataagGAACCGATATCCTGCGAGACAGTGGACCGCAAGGCAGAGTCTCCGGAATTAATTGCGCGACTATAGACAAGGGTATCAATAATTTGCCTAATGACCAACGTGTCCTTTCTATGCAAGAATCTCatcaatatttatgtttttattgatttttttcatttaattaaaatcccATTAATCTCGCCAAGACATTAGGACGCTAAAAAAGTAATGAgcttaatcataattaaattggGAATCACTCTAATCAGAAATGAAATCGGTGTTAAGTTTTCGTCACTATAAGTCACAGACATAGtctaaaaaataaactcattaattgattttaaaaaaaaaattctattgaatattcacaaattttaatatgaatatatatattgactgaAAAATAGTGGTCAAAATCAACATAGACCAAATAATTTAAGCAAGAAAGAAAGTTCatacttttaaaattaaagcaaaaaaaaaagtgcataatTTCTATTTAATCACCAAGGAACAACAAGACACCAtataattagagaaaaattcAGCACTGAATTAatggaaatttaaaaattatagatacaaatgaaattaaaatgttaAGATTAGCCACGACCTAAAGACGAGGTCGGCGCCTCAATTCCCGTGAAGGGCAATCATCAACTCTGATCTGATGACTTGAGACTTTTATGCAAAaacaaccttttttttattttatattttcatttatttaataatagtgTAAAAGTAAAACCTCTTGCCTCGGGAGGTGTACAATGAAGTACCTAACAGCATAATTCTATTGGACATGAGATAAGATTTCagtaaaacatcaattaatcaatAGTAAATGCATGCATAGTTCATAGTTGGTACTTAGTACccacacatgcatgcatgcatggatgcATGCATGTATTGACTGACCACCTCCTCCCCAGTTCACTAGTCCTTATCTAGTATAAACACGCATGATCTAGTATCTCCAAATccctgaaaaatataatacaaatatagaaatacCACTAATTTGTTTGAACATAAATCAGAGATACCCTGATTCCAAATCACTAGCATGTAATCTACCTTGTTTAACAAAAATCacacaacatcatcatcatgaaaACAGAAAGAATTTCGAAATCCAGaattacataatttaaacataaacagaATTGCTTCTGATTTGAAACAAGATCACAAATCAAAGAACTTCCAAATCCGAACTTACCTCATAGCCCCCTTGTAATTACAAACATTTAATCAAGCATCACCTGGAAAAAAACCATCTCCAACACAATGTTAAATGAACAAAACCGTTGGCAATTTAGAGGAATTCAAACAATAGTAAGATTCATAGGATAAAACATCAAGTGAGCTAAAAAACCACAATCTCTGCTCTGGAGTGAATGTTTCTGGAATGAAACTTTTTGCAATAGCTCCATCAGATGCAGATAAAACCAAGTACAGACTGCAGACAATCTGGCAATCAATTGCTAAACTCTACATTCACAAGGAGAATGCAGTATATTCACATTCAAGGGGAAAATGTCATGGAGAAAACTAACCACTAAAGAGAACATGACATTGAAGACTACATCATTAGTATTTTAACTAAGACAACCGCTACTGATTGATTCTATGGCACCTCTAAACACAATAATGAATCCTTGAATAGAGGACTTGACGCCACAAACAAAACACCCCCAcacccaaaaaaacaaatttctgCATCACTTGATAGTGACATAGCGATTAGTCCCATGTTTTGCCCAGTGGTCCCGGAGATCTAGAGGCATTGAGAGGTCGTGTCCTTCAGCAGCGAGACGAGTGAGAAGCTTGTTGAAGGCACTGCCACTCATCTTCCGTCCACCTACACGAGAATGTCGCTTGTTAGGAACCACAGGAAGAGGGTACTCTGACAGAGTTGTGGTGCAGCATGATGACTGCCACCCACCACTTCCCCACTTGTAGCATTGCCGGGGAATGCCGGTGCATGAGCACACAGGCACTGGCATGGTCGACTCATCAAAAGCAACCAGATTCAAACCTAGATCCTGGTCCTTCCATATTTGCTGAGTGTTTAAATCTCCCCCACCTCTGGACAACTCCACCAAAGCCTTCTTATTCTTCCTAGGTGATTTTGATGTCTTCTTGTGGGAAGTAGCTTGTAACCCTGGTTCTTTTTTTCATCCGCTTAACGAGGTGAACCTTTGTGCCACTGTGTGAAGCGGCAGGTAAAGGCAATGCATCACATACGTGCATCACTCTTGCAGGGTCATCTGGCGCAGCAGATGATTGTGGTGGTAAAGGGAGAGCTTGAGGTAGGTGGTGGTGGTTATGGGTGTGCTTCATTGTCCCATGATCCAAAGGGCATCCATGCCTGTTGTTATTGTAGAAACCATTCTCACGAGCATTCTCAAGCACAGCAATGGCATTGTCACGCTCCATTATAGCCTTGTTCAGCTCAGCCATTGCAGCATGGAGGTCAAGGATCGCTTTGTCTCTCTCAGCAAAAGCAGCTTTCCTCTCACAGAAGGCAAGTTCCCGATCCTGAACTGCACGGTCACGCTCGGCCCCAATGGCCATGAGTTTCAGATTATTTTGGTCCTTTGTTTGATGTTGAGACATCATCCACTGCAGTGTCAACAATAGAAGAAAGATCATAAGAAAGTCTCCAAACCAGGAGTCCATGCATTGCTCACCAACTACACACATCTTGTATTTTCATAGGAAAGACAGGTAAAATTAAAGCGCTATGATTCAGATTAGACTAGCCATGGCGTTAGATAACATCAAATCCTGAAAGTGTGTAAGATCAACACCTACAATTCTAGTTCACAACTTTCACGGCAGCACTTCTGTTGTTGTAAACTATTCTACTCAccaaaacttgagttttcatCAACTAGACAAATGTGTAGAAAAGAAGGATTCATATCCAAATGCAAATGCACATATTGGTATCACATTAGCCTAGCACAATAAAGACATTTTTTAATGCACCCATTTTGACCGCTCCAGCTTAATTTGGCAtgcaaacatatatattctcgtcacaaaaaaggaaaaataaaaaaacgagGCTACCCAGAACAAAGGCATCAGGAAATTTGCTTCATCCTTATAGGAAACCAATTGAAGGAATCAGCAATCAATGTTAAGCCAGACATCCACACTGAGCACGAATAGATGATGGCTATAAACGTGTCCCAACTAAAGGATAGATATTGTCAATGGTGACTgcatttatcaatatatttatgAATAGAAAATCAAGTTAACCTAAAAATGGATTACGACAACATTCCAATgtctgcttttgttttttttgtttatgtttgagTACACAAACATAGGCAGCTCACCTCGATAAGGAACTAGCAATACTAaagatttatattataaaaggcAGAGCTAATTGAATACCCTTAACAGCTACATAACATAAGTAACAAAATAAGCCATGACAACCTGAGAACCAAATATTTCTGATGAAAACTACCTGGGTGTGAACTGACTTGTGCCTTCCGTTTTCTCTATGGCTACTGCCATCCATTTCTGCATCTACTTTTCGTACAGAAGGAAGCAAAAGCTTCTACAGCCTGTTGAAGACTGAAGTTTTCAAGAACAAGCACATTGAGAGGGAAAGAGGAGGAGGGAGAGCTCAAAATTATAACTGAATTCAAGATAAACTTCTCTTCAAACAAGACACCAACGGCATACAAAACTGCTGATCAAAGGAAATACTCTTAGGATGCAAGTCAATCATGCGGttcttcaaataataaaaatatgatataagaAGTACTTTGAATCAAAGGAAATACTTGTGCCTTTCCATCAGGCATAATGACTTATGATAATGAATACATTTTTCTCTGATCTACAAATAAGCAGCTAATAAACATGTAGGTGACTGTTGATATCAGTTACAAGATATAATTATGTCTGTTGGAACAAACcagatattttcaaatccaacaaaaaaaaagactaagataaaagataaaccACAAATATGTAAACGATTTCCCGCATTTATGTCTAAAATACGACAAAGCTGTCAAAATCCCAGTGGgaagaaacaaaataacaattcTCAGCATATCTAGCATTGGACATCCCTTCTTCATAGGATAATAAAATGACACTAAACAAATAAGTTTGcaataaaacttcaacaaagacAAGTACTCTTTTATATGATTCATTCATTCTACATAATGGATCTAACTGGAATCaagttatgtatatataatatataccaAGACAATGTTCCCCAAACACAACTCATGCTTCACCAAATTCTAGAACCTACAAAAGAGAGACACGGCCATGTTAGGTTGTTGATCTTACACCCTCACAATGAAATAAACCACTTGGGAGATGCTTTCAACAGCCTCCTACATCCCCCTACATAAAATGCCTCACAGAAAACAAAATGAAGTTACAGTTTCATACATGCATTCTTTGCGCTTAGTATGTTTAAGGTTGAGTGGAAATTTAATTTATGTCATTCATATAACAAACAACTTCCATAGTCATCTAGATGTTGTTGGCTACAACCATAAAAGATCCAACTTCTCTTCTTTTGTCCAGCGAAAAAATCTTGTTAAATAAGTTGCCAACTAATGTATTTAGACAAAAAGAAATTGGGTATATAAGATAATAGCTCTGAAGAAACGAATTCCAAACCTACACTTTTGGTATGAAGCATAAGCTTATGGTAAATGAAAGTCAACTAACTTAGCTGATCCGAATATGTCAACAAGCTAAAATCCAATCCTGGTGATTCACATTAAAACAGAGCAATCTTAAATAAGTGAAATTTTGCATGTTAAATTCCCCAGCTTTAAGTCTTGCCACAACCCAAGATCCTCCATTTAATAACCAAACCTTCAGTAGGTCTTTGAAATGTTAGAGAAAAATAAGGGCTTGATTTTCATGGTAGGGGAGTTTAACACAGGCAATCTTGATGGCCCAGGTATAGTGTCAACAAGCTTACCAAACTTGATAGTTTAAAGATGCCCAAAAAACATAACTTGTATTATAAACTACTCACAAAAAACTCTTCTGCCAACCTCTTCTTCTCCTAAACTTGTATCaggtaatgaaataattttagagAACCAAATGTTCTGAAAAGGATACCACTCTCGGAACAAAATAGTAACTAGaaatcattaagaaaaaaaaaactcactttTTATCATCTTCTCTCACTTTTCCTCTTACAAGGGACTAAAGGCAGCTTTCAACTGAACACTAATAGCATCAACGGAAGTAAACTACACTTTGGacgaagaggaaaaaaaaaagagagaggataattaaaaagtaaaccctaaacccaacgAAACATAAGACTTGATGTCACCGATGCACCGCAGCAGCTCCGATGACAAACCTTAAAACGATGCTTATAAAACTCCTCATAAACATCTCCGGAAAGAGAtgatcaatcaaaacacaacaaagaaataaaaattcccAAAAACAAAGACGAGAGCGGAGAGAGGAAGAGTGAAAACGAGACAAATGCCACGGCATGAGAGAAATAGTAAAAAGGTAGGAAAAGGGAagggaaaagagaaaagagaacggGCGGTAGAAGagaaacagagagagagagagaatagtACCTGAGGATGACGAGGATGGTTGTCGTAGGAGAGAAAGTGGTGGAGTTTGGAATCTCTCTGTGTCTTCTCCACTGCCACTGGTTTCGTTTCGATCGCCCCTTGGCTTGGCTTGGCTTGGCTTGGCTGGGCTAGCTGGCTTGTTCAATTTCTTCGCCTCTTCAAAagtcctcttcctcctcctcctcaactGTGACGTGCCAGAGGAGATGCTCCCAATGGGCCAACCAACCCCTCAACCCTTTTCGGCCCAAAGAAACGCTCGCTTAATAAaacttgttcttttttattacatatatatatatattttattttattttaatctgcATGTTTGCTGTTGTTATTGccttattgatgtttttttgtttccagatattaaataatataataagtgAAATAATGGATTACTAAGACtagaatttcatttttaaatattgaaaagcGAACTAAAACGTCATAACCCTATTtaacacatacatacatagcTTATCGTAGCCATTAGGTTCGATTAACAAGTAAATACACAAAATCAACGGCAGTTAATTGACGACAATCACAGAATAGAAACATTGACACGGAAACTTTCCACTTCAACCACCCcttaacaaaaattgaaaaagccAAACCCGTATAAAACTACGAAAAACATCACAACCCAAATACAGATTCAAGGTATAACTGATCCAAGTCAACAACTGACCTGTCGGCATCAAAGCAACTCTTCCAAAAGAAAACTCAGTTTTCCCACTTCACAGATAACAATAACACGGTTAAAAATTTTCATCCGATCTACCAACCACATTGATTTCCCAATTTCGGCAAGAAATCACACCTCCGCTTTCACAACGTACGTCAACAACCGACACATACCACACAGCGCCAGAAACAACATTGATCGCAATAAACATAAAGAAATTGAAATGCACGGCATTTATGCTTCATTCCATCCACCAAATCAAAcagcaaaattaaacatcacAAAAGAGAGAACTTCCCATTAATTAACTAAGTTCTTTTAAATCCCCACATAAAGAATATACAAGAAACTAAAcctacaattcaaaacaaaaaaaaaaaaaggccctAATTTTCAGATCTAAGGATCATGGACGACGGTAACAGGTAGACAATTTCAGATGATTACACGCTTAATTAAGCGCGCTCTCCACGAATCCGACGAGCGAGCTGGATATCTTTGGGCATGATCGTCACACGCTTGGCATGGATCGCGCAAAGATTGGTATCTTCGAACAGCCCGACGAGGTAAGCCTCCGCAGCCTCCTGCAAGGCCAGAACGGCATGGCTCTGAAACCTCAGATCCGTCTTGAAGTCTTGCGCGATTTCCCTCACGAGCCTCTGGAAAGGTAGCTTCCTTATCAGCAACTCCGTGCTCTTCTGGTACTTCCTGATCTCACTGTATcaccaaaacccaaaaaaaaaaatcactaaaatttatctcaaaaaacaaaaattgaaggCAAGAAAAATCAGGGATCTGTTAAGTACCGTAGAGCAACCGTGCCGGGACGGTAGCGATGAGGTTTCTTGACACCTCCGGTGGTCGGAGCCGACTTCCTCGCCGCCTACAACCACAAGATACAACGATGATCAGATGTAACCAAAtaacgagaaaaaaaaaaacctacagtCGAAAGATAGAGATACCTTGGTGGCGAGCTGCTTCCGGGGAGCCTTGCCACCGGTGGACTTGCGAGCGGTCTGCTTGGTACGAGCCATCGGAGAGGGCGAAGCTTGGAAgacctgcggctagggtttctccTCTACCGATCTGGAAATTTTGGGAAAAAGTGTTTAGTGAGAGAAAGGAAATTGTATGTTTGCAGctttatatatagagagagagttCCAGTCATGGATAGAATCGAACGGTGGAGATTTGCtttataaaaacacacaatcCGTGGACTTTGTTCTGATTGGTTGAGACGATTCAATACGGATCACTGTAAGTTTGTCCTGGTTTTGAGaactgatgagattgatgggcaaaATTGTATGGCTGTCAATCACGAGGTAAGTTTGATGGTGGTGATCGTTGAACGGATCATCGGGTGACCAGTTTGGAATTCGTAACGGAGTTAGACCGAGTCCTAGTTTGGACCGGCTCGAGTCGTGAGTTTATCACGTAGACGTCACACGGTTGGACCCGTCTTCCAGAAAATAGCTTTGAGAAGTTGGTAAACTATATACGTGTTGTTCTTTTTCCATATTTGATAtttcaaaccaaaataataataataataataataataataatatcctagtttataataattactaataatattgAAAAGGTAATAAATATACAATGTGTATGCACAATTATGGCAGTTGATAGAGAATGATGTTATTTTGCGGGATGGTGGTGTTCGGAATTTAGGCTGATTAATATTTTGGAAGAATTTTAAAATAGAATTATATGGCTATAAAGTGATAAGAGTTTGATTAGATGcttaaattttagataaaaaatcattttatcaaaaaatatcTATGTTAAAGGATCATTAGTcgtttggatttgatttgatcGAAGTTAGGGACCAGGGAGATTTGTAAACATTGGAAATTATggaatataagttttttttttttttaaattaatgtttttgaaatattatttttattattatgcttCTATTCAAAGTTTAAACTCCAATCTAAACTGTAAGTTTATGCCTGAATATTGAACAACAAACGAaaaaaagtatacaaagatatgaatttcctcaaaactaattatttaaaaagtttcagttttttaaggtttttttcaaacaaacagGTGCCTCATTACAAGAATAGTTTGTGCAAGATTGGAACACTCGTCTTTCCCATTACACTTTTATATCATAATTTAGGAAAATAGATTCAAATCCTTGTCTTCACATTTGcacttttatattatataattggGCTATCTAAGAGTTAACTCTTTAAAgtgtttttaaaatcatttttatactaatttttcatattttttcctCACCTTTTTCAATTTgtgtaaagaaaaaaattataatcaaaagATTCAAAACAATATGTCTCATTAGCAACGAGTAACCTATTCAATGCTTGTTATTATCCCTTGTTTTAGGTGTTTGTTATCCACGGTAGTACTTGAAGCAAACTCCATTCAATTTTAGGGATCTTTCTAATTCTCATTCTGTGTGGTCCAATTTTATCATGCTTGATAATTCTCAGGTTTATCATGACGATGATTAAAGTGTCAATTGTTGTAATATTGACACATGAACTATTAGGTGAAAACTAAGATTTATAGCTTGAGCATgttatatcttttgtttttgttaattccGTTGGGTGTATGGGTTAATTCACTGAAAATCTTATGCAAGCATTCacacaaatacaccacaaaccaaaaaaaagaaacacacaaATTGGTAACTTAGTTTGACTTCACCAACAGCTTACATCTAGACCAATCAAAGAGATAAAATtcactaaaaaataggagaataATCATGAGTGCAACTCTGTCACTCACCCtcacagaaaaaaataaatagcgCCTTACCTTAACTTAATAACCCACTCTCTCACCCCATGCACTAGGATAACTTAGACAACTTCTAAATTTAGTCGTTGCATCTCTAGTTATAATTGAATTTACAATGTATCAATGTTTTCATAAACCGGACTGGGAAGTGAACCTGCCAAGCAACCGGGTCATGGGTCAATCAGTTGGATTAGATGACCCGGTTTGATCGAACAGGATgatgtaataattatatatatatatatatatatattctccaaAATTCTAAACTCACATATATATTCCATGTCTAATTTAATCTAATGACAAAAAACTACACCTTATTCATCACATAATGTCAAAATggtaaaaacaatattaaagaaGAAACATCTAAATAATAGTACGAAAATCTAACAAtattacaaagaaagaaaatttaacaagatcacaatataaatgaaaatttaacatggtctcaacaatatgaaaattttttaacaaagtcACAACAACATCACAACAACATGTAAAGAAAATTTAACATTGTCACAAGACTTGTAGCAACATGAAAGAAAATCTAACAAGGTCACAACAATATgcatacatgaaaaataaaaggtttagcaaataaaaaacataacatcTTCATCTAATTTCTTGGAGGGGAATGGAGGTGGGGATGGTAGCCAATCTTCTTCATCTAAATTATTGCTAGTCATTGCTTCAAAACCGACTATTTCATGGTCACTATCTTCGGTGATTATCACATCATCTTGTTCATTATCACCTAAAAATTCATTTCATGAATTAATAGTTATGAATATGAAGCATTAACatctaaatataattaatagttaaaaagAGTTAGAAACTTAACCTTTAGATAGCTTAGTTGATTGTTCACTACCTCTTGGTTGGTCCTCCAACATGTTCTCTAATTCATTATAGTCAAGTTCTCCTTCTGGTTCTTCTTCCACGACCCAAAATTCAGTTTTGTCAATTGATTCATAAATCCACTAGAtcataaaatctatttttagaAGATgacctataaaaaaaacaaagtattaaataaaaattatttgcatgTAAA includes:
- the LOC120272531 gene encoding histone H3.3 — translated: MARTKQTARKSTGGKAPRKQLATKAARKSAPTTGGVKKPHRYRPGTVALREIRKYQKSTELLIRKLPFQRLVREIAQDFKTDLRFQSHAVLALQEAAEAYLVGLFEDTNLCAIHAKRVTIMPKDIQLARRIRGERA